In Paludibacter propionicigenes WB4, the genomic window TTATTGACCGGATATTTTTTGTCTGTTTATTATTTCAAATCTTGGCGTACAAAGTGTGTTGCAACTTTTTGTACAACCTGGGGTTCGGGTAAAGTAGAGCGGGTAGCTTCGCGCATTTTCAGCTGCCAGGCCATGTTGTCGCCCAACACTTCGAGGGTGTTCACGCCCTCACCGTCATATCGCGCTTCGCCGGGAGTGAGTCCGTGCACTACCGACCAATAATTGCTTGTGGCTAATTGCATTTCGCAGTAGGTAAGGTAATGATTCAGTCCGTCCAACGTGTGAGAACCACCTGTGCGGCGCACTGCCACCAAAGCAGCTCCCACCTTATGGCGGAAAAAATTGCCATTACTCAGCGACACATAGAATAACCGGTCGAGGAAACTTTTCATAGAACCTGCTATGCCCGAAAAATAAACCGGTGAAGCCAGTATAATCCCTTCGGCCTGGCGCAATGCCGGGATATGTCCGTTGAGCACATCGTTTTTAATACCACAGGTACCATCGCGTTTCACCCGGCACTGACCACAGGCTATGCAACCATGAATGGCTTTGTGGCCAATATGAATTACCTCGAAATCAATGCCGTTCGATTTCAGTTTCTCTCCTACGATCTGCAGTGATTGAGCCGTATTGCCGTCTTTGTGCGGACTTCCGTTGATTGCTACTACTTTCATACGTTTATGTTTTTTTTATTGATAGATTAAAAAGCTGGGAATCAAAACATGTGTCTTTTATAATGATTGCCTGGCGCTTTTGTATATTATAGAGTTTGAAATTAATTATCCTTTATTTGCGTGATCTTCTGCGGCTTTTCGTTCTTTGAAAAGCAAGAACACAACCCCAGCGGCAAAGAGCAGCATTTGTAGCATCACGAAGTTCCAACCGCCCCATTGCCACATCATAATGCCAATGAATGTACCCAATGCGCCGCCGCTGAAGAACAATGTCATGTATATGGTGTTGATGCGGCTATGTACCGACTCATCGAGCGTATACAGCAATGCGGTATTGGTAACCTGAAGCGACTGCGCACCTACGTCGAGCAACAGAATGCCCACTATCATAGCCGCCACCGAGTGTTGGAAAAACAACATAATCAGAATGGAGCTGATGGTAAGGCTAATTGCCATAAAGCGTACACGGGTTACGCTGCCTTTGTCGGCACTTTTGCCCATAAATGGCGCAACCGATGCTCCGGCGATGGCAATTATTCCAAACAAACCAATGGTGCTGCTCTGAAAATTAAAAGGTGCACCGCTCAGATGAAAAGTCAGCGTCGTCCAGAACGAGCAGAAAAGTCCGAACTGCAAAATACCGATAAACGACAATCTGCGGAGTAATTTGAACCTACCGAACTGCTGAAGTGCCGAACCCAACAGTTGAGGATAATTGCCGCTAAACGTGCTGGTGGTATGGGGCAGATAAAGCATAAGCAACAGAGTAGAAAGCCCTACGGCTCCCGCCGAAATAAGATACACATACCGCCAGCCCAGCAAGTCGGCAATGGCACCGCTGAAAACCCTAGCGGCTAAGATTCCTATCAGTACGCCAGTAAATATTGTTCCTACGTTTTTACCTCTGTTCACCGTACTCATTCCGGCTGCCATAGGCATAATAACCTGCACTGATACCGAAAATAAGCTGACCAGTATGCTCAGAAACCAAAGTTGAACAATGCTGTTGCTGATGAAAATGCCGGCCAGTGCCACAAGCAGCAATACCTGAAGCGAGATGATCAGCGTTTTCTTGTTCATTTTATCGCCCAGCGGGGTGATAAAAAATAACCCAAGTCCATACCCTATTTGCGACAACATGGATATAAGACCCGCACTGGTTTCTGTGGTGTTGAACTCACGGGCAATATCCATCAGGATGGGTTGATTGTAATATATATTGGCTACCGTGATACCTGCCGATACGGCCATTAAGGTTATCAGTGCGGCGGGTATGCCTGCGGCAGTGTTTGAGGAGATTACTTTGCTCATAGTTGTAAAGAGATGAATAGTTTAATTATCTGCATTAAAAACACGATGCAAAAGTAATATGTTCAAGATGCCTCAGCTATATAAATTTCAAACCAAAAGTTGCAAAAATCAAACAACAGCTCTGTCGCGGTATGTTTTGGGGCTTTCGCCGTTATTTTTTCTAAAGAAGTTTACGAAATGGGACGATTCTTCGAACCCCAAACTATAACCAATCTCCGAGATATTCCAGTCGGTGTGGCGGAGCAGTACGCGCGCTTCCTGCGTAACACGCTCTGTTATGAGCTGCGAAGTGGTTTTGCCGGTAGTTTCTTTCAGGCTGCGATTCAGATGATTGACGTGTACGGCCAGATGCTCGG contains:
- a CDS encoding flavodoxin family protein gives rise to the protein MKVVAINGSPHKDGNTAQSLQIVGEKLKSNGIDFEVIHIGHKAIHGCIACGQCRVKRDGTCGIKNDVLNGHIPALRQAEGIILASPVYFSGIAGSMKSFLDRLFYVSLSNGNFFRHKVGAALVAVRRTGGSHTLDGLNHYLTYCEMQLATSNYWSVVHGLTPGEARYDGEGVNTLEVLGDNMAWQLKMREATRSTLPEPQVVQKVATHFVRQDLK
- a CDS encoding MFS transporter → MSKVISSNTAAGIPAALITLMAVSAGITVANIYYNQPILMDIAREFNTTETSAGLISMLSQIGYGLGLFFITPLGDKMNKKTLIISLQVLLLVALAGIFISNSIVQLWFLSILVSLFSVSVQVIMPMAAGMSTVNRGKNVGTIFTGVLIGILAARVFSGAIADLLGWRYVYLISAGAVGLSTLLLMLYLPHTTSTFSGNYPQLLGSALQQFGRFKLLRRLSFIGILQFGLFCSFWTTLTFHLSGAPFNFQSSTIGLFGIIAIAGASVAPFMGKSADKGSVTRVRFMAISLTISSILIMLFFQHSVAAMIVGILLLDVGAQSLQVTNTALLYTLDESVHSRINTIYMTLFFSGGALGTFIGIMMWQWGGWNFVMLQMLLFAAGVVFLLFKERKAAEDHANKG